A portion of the Acidimicrobiales bacterium genome contains these proteins:
- a CDS encoding polysaccharide deacetylase family protein, whose product MVTLAERLGYRPDDRLLIVNCDDLGSTHAANVGTYESLRDGLATSASLMVPAPWARDAAARYRGEDVGVHLTLNAELDHFRWGPITHAPSLLDGDGGFPRTLEDIWDHADLDEVRRELRAQVERAILWGFDVSHLDSHMGTMQLRPEFFDVYLDLAVDFGLPVRLSGASTERNIGFPFRQLAADEGVVFPDHLLLIAGGVGSRRTVERAVMDLRPGVTEILVHPAIDTPELRACTPDWAHRVDDHDLVTRDRALRAMLDRAGVVLIGYRQLRDIQHTGT is encoded by the coding sequence GTGGTGACGCTCGCCGAACGACTGGGATACCGACCCGACGACCGGCTGCTCATCGTCAACTGCGACGACCTCGGCTCGACGCACGCCGCGAACGTCGGCACCTACGAGTCGCTGCGCGACGGGCTCGCCACCAGCGCCTCGCTCATGGTCCCCGCCCCCTGGGCCCGTGATGCCGCGGCCCGCTACCGCGGCGAGGACGTCGGCGTGCACCTGACGCTCAACGCCGAGCTCGACCACTTCCGCTGGGGCCCGATCACCCACGCCCCCTCGCTGCTCGACGGCGACGGCGGCTTCCCCCGCACCCTCGAGGACATCTGGGACCACGCCGACCTCGACGAGGTCCGCCGCGAGCTGCGGGCCCAGGTGGAGCGGGCGATCCTGTGGGGCTTCGACGTCAGCCACCTCGACAGCCACATGGGCACCATGCAGCTCCGGCCCGAGTTCTTCGACGTCTACCTCGACCTCGCCGTGGACTTCGGGCTCCCCGTGCGCCTGTCGGGGGCGTCGACCGAGCGCAACATCGGCTTCCCGTTCCGGCAGCTCGCCGCCGACGAAGGCGTCGTCTTCCCCGATCACCTGCTGCTCATCGCCGGCGGGGTCGGCAGCCGCCGCACCGTCGAGCGGGCGGTGATGGACCTCCGCCCCGGCGTCACCGAGATCCTGGTGCACCCGGCGATCGACACCCCCGAGCTCCGGGCCTGCACCCCCGACTGGGCCCACCGCGTCGACGACCACGACCTGGTCACCCGCGACCGTGCCCTCCGCGCCATGCTCGACCGCGCCGGCGTCGTCCTGATCGGCTACCGCCAACTCCGCGACATCCAACACACCGGCACCTGA
- a CDS encoding thermonuclease family protein produces MARATTTYAGAALVVVLAVVCVYRFGTGGREAGGDGSKAAGSGSVVEVIDGDTLVVRLGGSDEHLRLIGIDTPESVATDRPNECYGKEASARLAALVPPGTEVRVERDVEPRDRYDRLLGYLYRAGDGLFVNQDLVAAGFAEAKAYRPNTTFEPQFEAAEAQARNARSGLWSACGSPDVPL; encoded by the coding sequence ATGGCAAGGGCGACGACGACGTACGCCGGCGCGGCGCTCGTCGTCGTCCTTGCCGTGGTGTGCGTCTACCGCTTCGGGACCGGCGGGCGCGAAGCCGGCGGTGACGGGTCGAAGGCAGCCGGCAGCGGGTCGGTCGTCGAGGTGATCGACGGCGACACCCTGGTGGTGCGGCTGGGTGGCAGCGACGAGCACCTGCGGCTGATCGGGATCGACACCCCGGAGAGCGTGGCCACCGACCGGCCCAACGAGTGCTACGGCAAGGAGGCCTCGGCCCGGCTGGCGGCCCTGGTCCCGCCCGGCACCGAGGTGCGGGTCGAGCGAGACGTCGAGCCCCGCGACCGCTACGACCGGCTTCTCGGCTACCTCTACCGGGCCGGCGACGGCCTCTTCGTCAACCAGGACCTGGTGGCCGCCGGTTTCGCGGAAGCGAAGGCCTACCGACCGAACACCACCTTCGAACCGCAGTTCGAAGCCGCCGAGGCACAGGCCCGCAACGCCAGGTCCGGCCTCTGGTCGGCCTGCGGCAGCCCCGACGTCCCCCTCTGA
- a CDS encoding steroid 3-ketoacyl-CoA thiolase has translation MADVVIIEAVRTPVGRRGGGLSGVHPGDLLGAALTELVQRSGIDPSEVGQVVTGCVSQVGEQSFNIGRTAWLAAGLPQSVAATTVDTQCGSSQQATNLATALVAAGVVDVAVACGVEVMSRVPIGSNSSKKLGLGVPIPKTYFEQYEFTSQFEGAERIATKWGISRSDTDEFGLQSQQRAARAWDERRFDTQVVPVEAPELDGEGTPTGATRTIARDEGLRDTTLEALAGLKPVARPDGVHTAGTSSQISDGAAAVLLTTADKAKALGLTPKARVLDTCLVGVDPVLMLTGPIDATRHMLARTGMSLADIDLVEINEAFASVVLAWQRELDADPETTNPNGGAIAMGHPLGGTGAVLMTKALHELERTDRSTALVTMCCGGGLGTGTIFERA, from the coding sequence ATGGCAGACGTCGTCATCATCGAAGCCGTACGCACGCCCGTCGGGCGCCGCGGCGGCGGGTTGTCGGGGGTGCATCCTGGCGACCTGCTGGGCGCGGCGCTCACCGAGCTGGTCCAACGATCGGGCATCGACCCGTCCGAGGTCGGTCAGGTGGTGACCGGCTGCGTGAGCCAGGTGGGCGAGCAGTCCTTCAACATCGGCCGCACGGCCTGGCTGGCGGCCGGGCTGCCCCAGTCGGTCGCCGCCACCACGGTCGACACGCAGTGCGGCTCGTCGCAGCAGGCCACCAACCTGGCCACGGCGCTGGTCGCCGCCGGGGTGGTCGACGTGGCCGTGGCCTGCGGGGTCGAGGTGATGTCCCGGGTGCCGATCGGCTCGAACTCGTCGAAGAAGCTCGGTCTCGGGGTGCCGATCCCGAAGACGTACTTCGAGCAGTACGAGTTCACGTCGCAGTTCGAGGGCGCCGAGCGCATCGCCACGAAGTGGGGCATCAGCCGCTCCGACACCGACGAGTTCGGCCTCCAGTCGCAGCAGCGGGCGGCCCGGGCCTGGGACGAGCGGCGGTTCGACACCCAGGTGGTGCCGGTGGAGGCGCCCGAGCTCGACGGTGAGGGCACGCCGACCGGAGCCACCCGCACGATCGCCCGCGACGAGGGCCTGCGGGACACCACCCTGGAGGCGCTGGCCGGGCTCAAGCCGGTGGCGCGGCCCGACGGCGTGCACACGGCCGGCACGTCCTCGCAGATCAGCGACGGTGCCGCCGCAGTGCTGCTGACCACCGCCGACAAGGCGAAGGCGCTGGGGTTGACGCCGAAGGCCCGGGTGCTCGACACCTGCCTCGTCGGGGTCGACCCGGTGCTCATGCTCACCGGCCCGATCGACGCCACCCGCCACATGCTCGCCCGCACGGGCATGTCGCTCGCCGACATCGACCTGGTGGAGATCAACGAGGCCTTCGCCTCCGTCGTGCTCGCCTGGCAGCGCGAGCTCGACGCCGACCCGGAGACCACGAACCCGAACGGCGGGGCGATCGCCATGGGGCATCCGCTCGGCGGCACGGGAGCGGTGCTGATGACCAAGGCGCTCCACGAGCTGGAGCGCACCGACAGGTCGACCGCCCTGGTCACGATGTGCTGCGGCGGTGGGCTGGGCACCGGGACCATCTTCGAGCGAGCGTGA
- a CDS encoding GlsB/YeaQ/YmgE family stress response membrane protein, whose amino-acid sequence MNILGWLVVGLLAGGLARMVTGVEKKGCLGTIVVGVIGALIGGALWRLATGDDTEAFDDFQWQSIAVAFVGACALLLVLQAIGGGSNGRSGRR is encoded by the coding sequence GTGAACATCCTCGGCTGGTTGGTCGTCGGGCTCCTGGCTGGTGGCCTGGCACGCATGGTGACAGGCGTCGAGAAGAAGGGCTGTCTCGGCACGATCGTGGTCGGCGTCATCGGAGCGCTGATCGGTGGAGCGCTCTGGCGGCTTGCCACCGGCGACGACACCGAGGCGTTCGACGACTTCCAGTGGCAGTCGATCGCCGTCGCCTTCGTCGGCGCCTGTGCGCTGCTGCTGGTGCTGCAGGCCATCGGTGGCGGCAGCAACGGGCGGTCGGGCCGCCGGTAG
- a CDS encoding amidase, whose translation MTDKPWLGDACSLVDAFRSGERSPSEEVEAVLGAIGASDLNAFCFTDDEGVRAEAAAADVSLAFGGVPIGVKELDKVTGWPSTEASLAFADRVATETSTMVQRLEGAGVAKVGLTTASEFGGLNISITKAHGITHNPWQQGRTTGGSSAGSAAAVAGGLVPIASGGDGGGSIRIPAGFCGLVGMKGTAGRIPRGPHTDIAPMTVVVGCLARSVRDVARWYDVCSGFDSRDPYSLPRVDGWERDLGSHDLRGKRAVIAPTLGSAIVRDEVQAAVVEAAEGLARDAGLVLVDVPVELPGLGLEWAMANLAQLRRTLGDLWPACKDDLTEQMAFGVELAGQVYDLEMAGRVEAQRTEANERMADLLDQVDFVFCATNPDVAFPAHVTMNTRVGTENVGPANNGALTIPANVVGNPSISIPITPVDDLPVGLQVMGRHHEDALLLDLALLLERTCPWPLVAPGAPR comes from the coding sequence ATGACGGACAAGCCTTGGTTGGGGGATGCCTGCTCGTTGGTCGACGCCTTCCGCTCGGGAGAGCGCTCGCCGTCGGAGGAGGTCGAGGCCGTTCTGGGGGCGATCGGGGCCAGCGATCTCAACGCCTTCTGCTTCACCGACGACGAGGGCGTTCGGGCGGAGGCGGCCGCCGCCGACGTGTCGCTGGCGTTCGGGGGCGTGCCGATCGGGGTCAAGGAGCTCGACAAGGTGACCGGCTGGCCGTCGACCGAGGCGAGCCTGGCCTTCGCCGACCGGGTGGCGACCGAGACCAGCACGATGGTGCAGCGGCTGGAGGGCGCGGGGGTCGCCAAGGTGGGGTTGACCACGGCGAGCGAGTTCGGCGGCCTCAACATCAGCATCACCAAGGCCCACGGCATCACCCACAACCCCTGGCAGCAGGGCCGGACGACGGGCGGGTCGTCGGCGGGGTCGGCGGCCGCGGTCGCCGGTGGCCTGGTGCCGATCGCCAGTGGCGGCGACGGCGGCGGTTCCATCCGCATCCCGGCGGGGTTCTGCGGGCTGGTGGGGATGAAGGGCACGGCCGGCCGCATCCCGCGGGGGCCGCACACCGACATCGCGCCGATGACCGTGGTGGTGGGCTGCCTGGCCCGCTCGGTGCGTGACGTGGCCCGCTGGTACGACGTGTGCTCGGGGTTCGACTCCCGTGACCCCTACAGCCTGCCCCGGGTCGACGGCTGGGAGCGTGACCTGGGCAGCCACGACCTCCGGGGCAAGCGGGCGGTGATCGCCCCGACGCTCGGCTCCGCGATCGTGCGGGACGAGGTGCAGGCCGCCGTGGTCGAGGCCGCCGAGGGTTTGGCCCGGGATGCCGGCCTGGTGCTGGTGGACGTGCCGGTGGAGCTGCCCGGCCTGGGCCTGGAGTGGGCGATGGCCAACCTGGCGCAGCTGCGCCGGACGCTGGGCGACCTCTGGCCCGCCTGCAAGGACGACCTCACCGAGCAGATGGCGTTCGGGGTGGAGCTGGCCGGGCAGGTCTACGACCTGGAGATGGCGGGGCGGGTAGAGGCCCAGCGCACCGAGGCGAACGAGCGGATGGCCGACCTTTTGGACCAGGTCGACTTCGTGTTCTGCGCCACGAACCCCGATGTCGCCTTCCCGGCGCACGTCACGATGAACACCCGGGTGGGCACCGAGAACGTGGGGCCGGCGAACAACGGCGCCCTCACGATCCCGGCCAACGTCGTCGGCAACCCGTCGATCTCGATCCCGATCACGCCGGTGGACGACCTGCCGGTGGGCCTGCAGGTGATGGGCCGCCACCACGAGGACGCGCTGCTCCTGGACCTGGCGCTGCTCCTGGAGCGCACCTGCCCGTGGCCGCTGGTGGCACCCGGCGCTCCGCGGTAG
- a CDS encoding thioesterase family protein has translation MDPRDWLGLQATHNPMRFVLPVVPGISTGQGFLFGGCALGAAIAAMEDATGRPVIWATAQYLSYAHVPAMLDVDVTIAVGGKTITQARAVGHVGETEIVTVNAALGARHLDAEGIWVDPPDVPRPDQCRHRSLPDDDVESIRKRLDVRLARAHDWDDIEGQPMPDGRSTLWARTPDGLDLSSGAGLAVLGDYVPFGIRQALGRPGGGNSLDNTLRVYRLVPTEWVLLDIRIHGVANGIGHGVVHLWSEDDTLLATASQSAIVRVHE, from the coding sequence ATGGACCCCCGCGACTGGCTCGGACTGCAGGCCACCCACAACCCCATGCGCTTCGTGCTGCCGGTCGTGCCCGGCATCTCGACCGGCCAGGGGTTCCTCTTCGGCGGGTGCGCGCTCGGCGCCGCCATCGCCGCCATGGAGGATGCCACCGGGCGGCCCGTCATCTGGGCGACCGCGCAATACCTCTCCTACGCCCACGTCCCCGCCATGCTCGACGTCGACGTGACCATCGCCGTGGGGGGCAAGACCATCACCCAGGCCCGGGCGGTCGGCCACGTGGGCGAGACCGAGATCGTCACGGTCAACGCCGCGCTCGGCGCCCGCCACCTCGACGCCGAGGGCATCTGGGTGGACCCGCCCGACGTGCCGCGACCCGACCAGTGCCGTCACCGCTCGTTGCCCGACGACGACGTCGAGTCGATCAGGAAGCGCCTCGACGTGCGCCTGGCCCGCGCCCACGACTGGGACGACATCGAGGGCCAGCCGATGCCCGACGGCCGCTCCACGCTGTGGGCCCGCACCCCCGATGGCCTGGACCTCTCCTCGGGCGCCGGCCTGGCCGTCCTCGGCGACTACGTGCCGTTCGGCATCCGCCAGGCGCTGGGCCGCCCCGGCGGTGGCAACAGCCTCGACAACACCCTGCGGGTCTACCGGCTGGTGCCCACCGAGTGGGTGCTGCTCGACATCCGCATCCACGGCGTAGCCAACGGCATCGGCCACGGCGTCGTCCACCTCTGGTCCGAGGACGACACCCTCCTCGCCACCGCCAGCCAGTCCGCCATCGTCCGTGTCCACGAGTAG
- a CDS encoding LLM class F420-dependent oxidoreductase — MERFGMTIPFDGVPLGEQRDWIVELADLGYTDVWSSEANGADAFTPLTLASVWAPSLRLGTAIVPAYTRGPGCLAQSVGSLAQAAPGRFALGVGTSSNVIVEGWNGIPFEQPYQRTRDVVRFLRAALAGGKVTEEYETFKVRGFRLGVVPPEPVPILVAALREGMLRLAGREGDGAIVNWLSADDVATVAPIVHAAAPEGAAPREVVARIFVAPTDDADTVRSMGRFAIAAYLNVPVYAAFHQWLGREDVLGDMWRLWKEGDRKAALEAIPDQVVDDLIVWGKPEACREHIQRYVDNGITTPALALLPFGYDQRQAIRDLAPR, encoded by the coding sequence ATGGAGCGCTTCGGCATGACCATCCCGTTCGACGGCGTGCCCCTCGGGGAGCAGCGTGACTGGATCGTGGAGCTGGCCGACCTCGGCTACACGGATGTGTGGTCGTCGGAGGCCAACGGCGCCGACGCCTTCACGCCCCTGACGCTGGCCTCGGTGTGGGCACCCAGCCTGCGCCTCGGCACCGCCATCGTGCCCGCCTACACCCGCGGCCCGGGTTGCCTGGCGCAGAGCGTCGGGTCGCTGGCGCAGGCCGCGCCGGGCCGCTTCGCCCTCGGCGTCGGCACCTCGTCCAACGTGATCGTCGAGGGCTGGAACGGCATCCCCTTCGAGCAGCCCTACCAGCGCACCCGTGACGTCGTCCGCTTCCTGCGGGCCGCGCTCGCCGGCGGCAAGGTGACGGAGGAGTACGAGACCTTCAAGGTGCGCGGCTTCCGCCTCGGCGTGGTCCCGCCGGAGCCCGTCCCGATCCTGGTGGCGGCGCTGCGCGAGGGCATGCTGCGGCTGGCCGGGCGGGAGGGCGACGGGGCCATCGTCAACTGGCTCTCGGCCGACGACGTGGCCACCGTGGCGCCGATCGTCCACGCCGCCGCACCCGAGGGCGCCGCACCACGGGAGGTCGTGGCCAGGATCTTCGTCGCCCCGACCGACGACGCCGACACCGTCCGCTCGATGGGCCGCTTCGCCATCGCCGCCTACCTCAACGTCCCCGTGTACGCGGCGTTCCACCAGTGGCTGGGCCGGGAGGACGTCCTCGGCGACATGTGGCGGCTGTGGAAGGAGGGCGACCGCAAGGCCGCGCTCGAGGCGATCCCCGACCAGGTGGTCGACGACCTCATCGTGTGGGGCAAGCCCGAGGCCTGCCGGGAGCACATCCAGCGCTACGTCGACAACGGGATCACCACCCCGGCCCTGGCGCTGCTGCCCTTCGGCTACGACCAGCGCCAGGCCATCCGCGACCTCGCCCCCCGCTGA
- a CDS encoding allophanate hydrolase yields MSVSPSPTPTEAVAEAYSRMAAGQEAAWICVVPVEDARARARALEDEGPRGRPLWGTTFAVKDNIDVAGMTTTAACPAFAYVASTTAPAVQRLLDAGAVLIGKTNLDQFATGLVGTRSPYGVCHSVLDPASISGGSSSGSAVAVAEGVVRFALGTDTAGSGRVPAACNGIVGLKPSRGLVSIDGVVPACRSIDCVSIFTRTVADAASVLSVLSAVTTTSPGSSTPRLGVPPADSWGLAPVQAAAFAQAVTALGSEAVEVDLTPFLEAGELLYGPALVAERLTTIGPLLAEDPDAIHPVVRQVVERGLAATAAEVFAAQHRVADRARAFAPVWDDVDALVLPTVPDIPTLAAVEADPVGANTALGRWTNGVNLLDLCAVSVPAGTRPDGLPGSVTVVGPSGADAAVAAIAARIARPRVSLAVVGAHLTGLPLNHQLTDRAAYLERTTRTGPAYRLFALDTVPPKPGMVRVASGVVGAAVEAEVWSLDVEAFGSFVAEVPPPLSIGSVELEDGSVVKGFLCEPAALTTAEDITAHASWRSWLSR; encoded by the coding sequence ATGAGCGTGAGCCCCTCGCCGACGCCGACGGAGGCGGTCGCCGAGGCGTACTCGCGGATGGCGGCCGGGCAGGAGGCGGCGTGGATCTGCGTGGTGCCGGTCGAGGACGCGCGGGCCCGGGCCCGGGCGCTGGAGGACGAGGGGCCGCGGGGTCGTCCCCTGTGGGGCACGACGTTCGCGGTCAAGGACAACATCGACGTCGCCGGCATGACCACCACCGCGGCCTGCCCGGCGTTCGCCTACGTCGCCTCGACGACGGCGCCCGCCGTCCAACGGTTGCTCGACGCGGGGGCGGTGCTGATCGGCAAGACCAACCTCGACCAGTTCGCCACCGGCCTGGTGGGCACCCGGTCGCCGTACGGGGTGTGCCACAGCGTGCTCGACCCCGCGTCGATCTCGGGCGGGTCGAGCTCGGGGTCGGCGGTGGCCGTCGCGGAGGGCGTGGTGCGCTTCGCCCTGGGTACCGACACCGCGGGGTCGGGCCGGGTGCCGGCCGCGTGCAACGGCATCGTCGGGCTCAAGCCCTCCCGGGGCCTGGTCAGCATCGACGGGGTCGTCCCTGCCTGCCGCTCGATCGACTGCGTCTCGATCTTCACCCGCACGGTCGCCGACGCGGCGTCGGTCCTCTCTGTCCTCTCCGCGGTCACGACGACCTCGCCCGGTTCGTCGACCCCTCGGCTCGGCGTCCCCCCGGCCGACTCCTGGGGCCTCGCCCCGGTCCAGGCCGCGGCCTTCGCCCAGGCCGTGACCGCGCTCGGGTCGGAGGCCGTCGAGGTCGACCTGACGCCGTTCCTGGAGGCCGGCGAGCTGCTGTACGGCCCCGCCCTGGTCGCCGAGCGGCTGACCACGATCGGTCCGTTGCTGGCCGAGGACCCCGACGCGATCCACCCTGTCGTCCGTCAGGTGGTCGAGCGCGGCCTGGCCGCAACCGCGGCCGAGGTGTTCGCCGCCCAGCACCGGGTGGCCGACCGGGCCCGGGCCTTCGCCCCGGTGTGGGACGACGTCGACGCCCTCGTCCTCCCCACGGTCCCCGACATCCCCACGCTGGCCGCCGTCGAGGCCGACCCGGTCGGCGCCAACACCGCCCTCGGGCGCTGGACCAACGGCGTCAACCTGCTCGACCTGTGCGCGGTGTCGGTCCCCGCCGGCACCCGACCCGACGGGCTCCCCGGGAGCGTGACCGTCGTCGGTCCCTCGGGAGCGGACGCCGCGGTCGCCGCCATCGCCGCCCGGATCGCCCGGCCCCGGGTGTCACTGGCGGTCGTCGGCGCCCACCTCACGGGCCTCCCGCTCAACCACCAGCTCACCGACCGGGCCGCCTACCTGGAGCGGACCACCCGCACCGGCCCCGCCTACCGGCTGTTCGCCCTCGACACCGTGCCACCCAAGCCCGGCATGGTGCGGGTGGCCTCGGGCGTGGTCGGGGCGGCGGTCGAGGCCGAGGTGTGGTCGCTCGACGTCGAGGCGTTCGGGTCGTTCGTGGCCGAGGTGCCGCCGCCGCTGTCGATCGGCAGCGTCGAGCTGGAGGACGGGAGCGTCGTGAAGGGGTTCCTGTGCGAGCCCGCCGCCCTCACCACGGCCGAGGACATCACCGCCCACGCCTCCTGGCGGTCCTGGCTCTCCCGGTAG